Genomic window (Toxotes jaculatrix isolate fToxJac2 chromosome 10, fToxJac2.pri, whole genome shotgun sequence):
CCACACAGGAGTTTAGAGTATTGTTTGTTGTGCGCACCGCTGATCTTGCCGATGCTGTGAAGGGAGCAGAGTGCACAGGGGTCTCCCTTTCCTCCAAACATCATCATTTGGTCAGGGTTGATGTGCACAGCTATGTACTGTTACACAAAAGACAGATATACAAAACTGACGTCAGCCCACACTGAATGGATGAATACAGTGTGGTGTCTCAGTTTTTAAGGatctttttttaaccttttttgaGGCTGAACGTGACATTTTCCAGCATAGTTTCAGCATAATAAAGATGGGCACATTTTAAATACAGAGTACAGTGAAGGTGGTAATGCAATTTTGGTTTTTTAAATAGTGAAGTCATGAATCTAAATAACCCCACTGAAACTGCACACTAAAGAAACTTTTGAcgccacaaaaacaaaatcagtgaaatTTTAAGattgtttttatcattattattattgtatttacattcattaaTTTGGCTGATTAACTTACAGTGTAATTTTCCTATATAATTGTCTAAATGCGATTTAATATTGCTTTAGTGGAGTGGAGTGGAATGCTGAATTCCTTTAACACATTTAAGcctaaaaacattcaaatttaaaGACATTTAGTCAATAAACCACAGAATCGTCACTCAAAACCCACCACGAAATTACAGAATGTCAGCTGCTTGTTAAAATCAGTTTGTATGACATTATAGAAGATGTGTTCTTGTGGGTTTAGTGAACTGATCAATCATTAACCGATGCAAAAGCTCTACAAATAACAGTCAAGCCTATGTTTGCATAATTGCACAAGACACCAGAATGATTCATTCATCACAGTAGCATAGCATGTCTACGTCTATGTGCAGTAAAACGGAAAACAGGCTTCAGGTGCTGGTCACGTCCCACCCAGCAGGgttttatatatgtataacGATGTTCCGTGATtgacagggggaaaaaaaggcgaAAAGCACTTTAATTTCATAGAAAAACCCTGCAGGGCTGAACGCGTCCCCGGCCTACCTGTGCAGGTTTGCCCATAGCTTTGGCCAGCTCCTCTGTGGCCTCGGACAGCAGGGCCGCTGGCACATCACTTTTGGCAACGTTGGTGTTCACCACAAACATCGGCATGATTGCTCGTTTTTCTTGGTGCTGTCTTTCTCCCCTTCACACGCTGCAGATGCTGCGATCCTACACACAGGCGGAAGCAATGCCCGAGGACACTTCTCTT
Coding sequences:
- the mif gene encoding macrophage migration inhibitory factor, which produces MPMFVVNTNVAKSDVPAALLSEATEELAKAMGKPAQYIAVHINPDQMMMFGGKGDPCALCSLHSIGKISGAHNKQYSKLLCGLLNKHLGVSPDRIYINFVDMDAANVAWNNTTFA